The nucleotide sequence GAAGCTGGTCCGATGATTCGCAAAGGTGATATGAAATCATCAACATGGCTGCAAGCATATGAGAAATCTAATGTAGCTGTGGGCCTTGACTGCGGATTACCAGGCCGAGCGCAAATTGGTAAAGGAATGTGGGCAATGCCGGAGATGATGGCTGCTATGCTTGAGCAGAAGGATGGGCAATTACGTGCTGGTGCAAATACAGCATGGGTTCCATCACCAACTGCAGCAACGTTGCATGCTCTTCATTACCATCAAGTTGACGTACCAGCTATTCAGCAAGAGCTTATTAAGAATTCACAAGACTTAACTGATGCCATTCTTGAGCTTCCACTAGCTGAACAGCCAGACTGGAGTGCAGAGGAAGTGCAACAGGAGCTGGATAATAACGCCCAAGGTATCTTAGGATATGTTGTTCGTTGGGTAGAGCATGGTGTTGGCTGCTCGAAGGTACCAGACATTAATAATATTGGTCTAATGGAAGACCGTGCAACATTACGTATTTCCAGTCAGCATATGGCGAACTGGTTACATCATGGTATTTGTACAGAAGAGCAAGTGCTTGAAACGATGAAGCGGATGGCAAAAGTCGTTGATGAGCAGAATGCGGATGATCCAAATTATCGTCCAATGGCTGCTGACTATGATAACTCAGTTGCTTTCCAAGCAGCTTGTGACCTCGTCTTCAAAGGTCGCGAGCAGCCAAGTGGTTATACTGAGCCAATTCTACATCGCCGTCGTATTGAAGCGAAAGCAAAGCTTGTTACACAATAATGAAGTGAAAGCTGGCTTTAAAGCAGAAGATGCTTTGAAGCCAGCTTTTTCTATTGGTAGAGAAAATATGTCCAATGCTCTTGCCCGGCGTAATATGTTATATTTTTAAGGTATCAAGAGAAATGGACAGAGGAGTTGAGGGGATGGAGAAGAAGGTTTTACTTGTAGATGGCATGGCTTTGTTATTCCGCGCATTTTATGCAACGGCTATGAGTGGCTATTATATGATAAATAGTAAAGGGATACCGACGAATGCTATCCATGGGTTTGTGAAGCATTTGCTGACGGCGAAAAATGAAGTGGAGCCAACCCATATTATTTGCTGCTGGGATATGGGAAGCAAAACATTTCGCACAGAATTATATCCAGACTATAAGGCAAACCGAGGTGAACCACCTGTCGAGCTCGTACCACAGTTTGACTTGGTGAAAGAAGTTGTCGAAGCATTTGATATTCCGAATGTTGGATTAGAAGGCTATGAAGCAGATGATTGTATCGGTACGTTAGCGAGTATCTATGAAAAAGAAGCAAAGGTAACAGTCTTAACAGGTGACCAAGACCTCTATCAGCTCATTACGCCTAACGTTGAAATTATGCTTTTGCAAAAAGGCTACGGAAACTATAAATATATGAATGAAGAACAATTACTTCTTGAAAAAGAGCTATCACCAAAGCAGATTATTGATCTTAAGGCAATGATGGGTGATACAAGCGATAATTATCCAGGTGTTAAAGGAATCGGTGAGAAGACTGCAGTCAAATTTCTATTAAAATACGAATCAATTGACGGTGTGCTTTCTAACTTAGATTCCCTTACAAAAGCACAGCGTACGAAAATCGAAGGTAACTTGGATATGCTGCATCTATCACGTGAGCTTGCTGAGATTAAATGTGATGTACCATTAGCTTGCAGCTTAGAGGAAGGGCTGATTACGATTAACGAGAGCAGAGCTCGGGCCAAGCTAGAAGAACTAGAATTTAAAAATATAGATAAATTGATGAGGTAAGGAAGTTAACTGCGAAAGCTGGCTTTTAACTTGTTAATGTTCACGAACCCTTACGAATGTGATAATGTTAAAAATAGAAAGAAAAGGAGGAATATTTATGTCAAATCAACAAGATAATAACAATAACGCACTACCACCAAAAACATGTGAAATAGAGCGTCTCGTAACAGTTCCAGAAGATGTAGAAAAAGTAATTGCTGGGAAAAAGACAGCAACACGTCGAAATGGCCGCTATGCTGATATTGGTGAAGTAATGGAGCTTAAAGGACATAAATTTGTTGTGGAAAAGGTGTATTCACAAACGTTAGGTGAATTAACAGACGACAACGCACGTGAAGAAGGCTATGAGAATCTAGAAGAGTATAAGCAATCCATTTTATCAATTCATCCAGGAATGCCGTGGCTCCCACACATGTCTGTATGGGTTCATGAGTTTCGTGCCCTCTAGGCCTACAAAGTAGCGTAGAAGTGCATGATCTATAAATTAATTCTTTACATTCATATTGCGAGTGTGATTTTGGCCATTGGTCCTTTTTTTGTGTTAATTCCAATGGTCAAAAGACTGCGCGGGATGGAAGCAGAGATGCTAAAGGTATATTTGTTTCCATTTCGGTATGCAGTCCAATTAACGAAGCATGCGGGCCATGTTCTATTTACAACGGGAATTTTGCTTATTCTGTTAGGTCCGTGGTCTTGGACAGCCCCGTGGATGATTATGACAATTATTCTGCTCGCGAGCTCTTTATTTTTTCTTGCAAATGCCTTTTCACCAAAGATTCGAAAGCTCACACAATTAGGTCAAGACAGAGAGCAAACTTTGAAAGAACTAAGCCGTTCAATTTGGATTTACATTCTTCTATTAATGGCTGTTCTATGGCTAATGGTGTCAAAGCCAATGCTGTGGTAAACCCAAAGTCAGCGTATAGCTGGCTTATTTTTACATAAAAAAGAGGGAACAAAAGCAATGGAATCCTTTACGGACAGAGCGCTAACAATCATTAAAAACATCCCTGAAGGAAAAGTGATGACATATGGGCAAATTGCAAAGCTGGCTGGAAGTCCTCGTGGGGCTAGGCAGGTAGTCCGAATTCTTCATTCCATGAGTAAAAAACATAAGCTTCCATGGCATCGTGTCATCAATGCTAAAGGTCAAATTGGCTTACAAGATGAAGCTTCCTTTCAAGTTCAGAAGCTTTCTCTTGAAAGTGAAGGAGTAGTAGTGAGTGACAAAGGAATGATTAACTTAGCGCACTTTCAATACTCTCCTGACACAGATTGATCTACCTTAAATTGGAATAATAATTTGGAAGCGCTATCAGTTATAGTGAAAGTAAGAGGTGACACAAATGGAGACGATGAGTGTAAAGGAATTGAAAAAACAAAATAAAGAATTACTTGAACGTAATAAAGAACTCGAATTAATATTTGATTCTTCATTTGATGAAATCTTTGTCACGGATGGGAATGGCGTCACACTTAGTGTGAATTCCGCCTGTGAACGGTATTATGGAAGGCCTGCTGAAGAGTTAATCGGGAAAACGGGAAAAGAGCTTGAAGAAATGGGTGTGTTTGACCACTCTGTAACGAAGAAGGTAATGGAATCAAAGAAGCAATTTACGATGTTCCAAAAGACGAGTAAAGGGCGTTTTTTACTTGTAACAGCAAATCCGGTGCTTAATGAGGATGGGGAATTAACGAGAGTGATCTGTACCTCGAAGGATTTAACGGAAGTTTCACGGCTGAAAAAGAAGCTTGAAGAAATGGAAAGCTTGCTTGAACAATATAATGATGAGCTTGAGGAGCTGAAATATAAGCAGTCTTCAGATTACATTTATGAAAGCAAGAAAATGCAGCATGTGATGGATATGATCGATAAGGTTGCTGAAACAGAAGCGACAGTCTTAATCCTTGGAGAATCAGGTGTTGGAAAAACAGCTCTAGCGAAAAAAATCCATAAACAAAGCTTCCGCAGTAATAAAAAGTTTCTTACTGTGAATTGTGGTGCTTTGCCTGAGAACTTGATTGAATCTGAATTGTTCGGTTATGAAGAAGGAGCATTTACTGGCGCGAAAAAAGGTGGAAAAAAAGGCGTGTTCGAAAGTGCAGATGGAGGGACAATTTTCTTAGATGAGATTGGCGAAATTCCGTTGCATCTTCAAGTGAAGCTTCTGCATGTCCTACAAGAAAAGAAGATCAGTCGCATAGGTGGAAGTGAGAGCATTGCAGTAAATGTTCGAGTGATTGTAGCTACAAACAAGTCATTAGAACGTATGGTGGAGGAGAAGACATTTCGTGAAGATTTGTATTACCGTCTTAATGTATTCCCGATAGAAATTCCATCTATTAAAGAGCGCAAGGAAGATATTCTGCCATTAGTGAATCACTTTGTCGACAGAATGAATCATAAATATGAAAAAGACGTTACCCTTTCAACTGAAGTAATGCGAAGATTACTGAACTATGATTGGCCGGGTAATATTCGAGAGCTTGAAAATATGATTGAAAGGCTAGTGGTAACCGCTGCAGATTCTGTATTGTTGCCTGATGAATTACCTGAGAAGCTTCAAGCCGTTCCAGTTCCAGAAGAGATAACCTTAAGTGAACCCGAATCACTTAAAAGCTTTCTAGATGAGCGCGAAAGAGAGTTATTTCAATCCCTCTATGAGAAGTATCAATCCTCTTATAAAGTAGCGGAAGTATTAAAGATAAGTCAATCCACCGCAAATCGAAAAATCCAAAAGTATATAAGTCGAAAATGAATCGCAACCCAAATTTGACTCGTCTATTTACGTGAAACGGAGTCATTTATGGGTTGTTTCTTTATTTAGGTCCTAATGAAATTTTCTCTCTGAGCCTTGTATGCAAGGCTTTTTCTTGTTTTTTAGATGAAGTAGAAAATTTGGCACGCTTCTTGCAACAAGTATAAGTAAACCATTAAAAAAGGAGTGGCGTACCGATGACGACAAAGCAGACGAAATATATTCAACTGAAAACAGAGTTACCTGGACCGAAATCCAAAGAATTGATGAAACGGAAAGATGAGAATGTGCCGCGTGGGCCGTTTAATACATCACCGGCATTTATTGAAAGTGCTGAGGGGGCTTTAATTAAGGACATTGACGGCAACACACTCATTGACTTAGCGGGAGCGATTGGTTCATTGAATGCAGGACATTGCCCGCCGAGTGTTGTGAAAGCTGTTCAAGCACAAGTGGAGAAGTATATTCATCCATGCTTTCATGTCATGATGTATGAACCGTATATTCAACTGGCTGAAAAATTAAATGAAATTACACCAGGTGATTCAAAGAAGAAAACATTCTTCTTGAATTCTGGAGCCGAGGCAGTTGAGAATGCTGTGAAAATTGCTCGAAAATATACAGGCAGACGGGCGGTTGTTTCCTTTGACCGTGGCTATCATGGTCGTACATTGATGACAATGTCGTTAACGAGTAAAGTAAAGCCATATAAAAATGGCTTCGGTCCTTTTGCGCCGGACACGTATAAGCTTCGTCATCCTTATTACTACCGTAAGCCAGAAGGAATGACGAATGAACAGCTTGATGAATATTTGCTAAAGCAGTTAAATGACTTTTTCTTAGGAGAAGTGCCTCCTGAAGATGTAGCGGCGTTTATTATGGAGCCGATCCAAGGGGAAGGCGGCTTTATCATCCCATCTAAAAACTTTGTTCAGAAAGTTCGCGCGATTTGTGAAGAGCACGGTATTTTATTTATTTCTGATGAGGTGCAAACAGGCTTCGGACGTACAGGCAAAATGTTTGCTTCTGAGCACTTTGATATTGAGCCAGACCTTATTACGATGTCAAAATCAATCGCAGCTGGGATGCCGATTAGTGCGGTAACTGGCAAAGCTGAAATAATGGAAGCGCCAAACCCAGGGGAAATTGGCGGAACATATGGTGGAAGCCCGTTAGGCTGTGTTGCAGCATTGGAAGTGATTAAGCTTCTTGAAGAAGATGGATTGATTGAGAGAGCAAATGAAGTAGGTGCCATTATTACAAATCGCTTTAAGGAAATGCAAACGAAATATGATGTGATTGGTGAAGTGCGCGGGCTTGGGGCAATGTGCGCAATGGAAATTGTAAAAGACCAAGATTCCAAGGAGCCAAACAAGGAACTAACAGGCAAAATTATTGCTGAATGTAACCGTAGAGGTGTCATTATTCTTGGTGCAGGCTTGTATGGAAATGTTATTCGGGTATTGAGCCCATTCGTTATTACAGACGACCAGCTGAATGAAGCTTTAGATGTGATTGAAGATGTCATACTCAACTTGAAATAGAAAGGGGCAGAAAGAATGGAAACGACTGTTGTGAAGAAAGATCTTTATATTGGCGGGACGTCAGTGGAGACGGCTAACTATACAGCGCTGTATTCGCCTTATTCAGAAGAGAAAATTGCTGATATTGCAGAGGCTACTGTGGCTGACGTTCATTATGCGATTGAAACGGCGTTGAAAGCACAGACTGTATTAAAGAAAATGCCTGCGCATAAGCGTGCTGTCATTTTAGAGAATATTGCAAGGTTAATGGATGAGCGGGCAGAGGAAGCTGCGAAAATTATTGCAACAGAAGCTTCAAAGCCGCTTAGCACAGCAAGAGGAGAAGTAGCACGTACGGTACAAACATACAAGTTTGCGGCTGAAGAAGCGAAGCGGATCAGTGGGGAAACAATCCCATTAGATGCTGCCCCAGGTGGAGAAAATCGAATTGCCTACACAGTTCGTGAGCCAATCGGGGTGGTGGCAGCAATAACGCCGTTTAATTTTCCAATGAATTTAGTCGCGCACAAAGTCGGTCCGGCGATTGCGGCTGGAAACCCGGTTGTACTGAAGCCTGCGGAGCAAACGCCGTTGTCATCTTTCTTTCTTGCGGAAATTGCAGAGGAAGCTGGATTGCCAGCTGGTTGCTTGAATGTCGTCACTGGTGAAGGAGCGGTTGTTGGGGAAGCGTTAGTTGTAGATGAGCGGGTAAAAGCTGTCACATTTACCGGAAGCCCAGAGGTTGGAATCGGAATCCGCAGCAAGGCAGGGTTAAAGAAAGTAACACTTGAATTAGGCTCGAATTCAGGTGTTATTGTAGATGAAAATGTCGATCTCGATAAGATGGTTCGGCGTGCTGTACTCGGATCGTTTGCCTTTCAAGGACAGGTTTGTATTTCTTTGCAACGAATTTATGTGCATGAAAACAGCTACGACGAGTTTGTAGAAAAGTTTGTTGCAGAAACGAAAAAGCTGAAAGTCGGCGACCCGCTTGACGAAGAGACTGAAGTAGCCGCGTTAATTTCGAAAAAAGATGTTGAGCGTACAATTGACTGGATTAAAGAAGCTGTTGAAAGTGGAGCAGAGCTTGCATGCGGCGGGACAGCAGAAGGAAATGTTTTGTCACCGACAGTTATTTTGCAAGCGGACCCGAACGTGAAAGTGTCATGTCAGGAAGTCTTCGCCCCAATTGTGATTATTAATAAAATTTCATCTGTGAAACAAGCAATTGACTATATGAATGACTCAAAGTATGGGTTGCAAGCAGGGATCTATACAAATGATATGAATGTAGGGTTTGACGCTGTTGATAATTTAGAAGTTGGCGGAGTACTTATTAATGATATCCCAACTTTCCGTGTTGACCATATGCCGTACGGCGGCGTTAAGCAAAGTGGAACGGGTAGAGAAGGCATCAAATATGCAATTGAAGAAATGACAGAAATGAAACTAGTCATTGTTAATCGCAATTAAATTATGAAAGAGATAAGCTGCTTCTGTTTAGAAGTGGCTTATTTTTTATGTTTGATCTTTCAAATATGAAATTAATTATTTCAAAGTTGAAATTATGGTTTTATTTTTGTTCTGTTTAGAAAAGTGAGAAAACTAAAAATGTTGCTAAAAAAATTTCCAACTTGGGCTATATACACGTTTATAAGTGTTTTAAATAATATTGGCACGCATATTGCATATTAAAAAAGTGAAAATTCAAAATTGCAAAAAGAGGTGAAGGTAATGGCTGAAAAGACTGAGCCAACAATCAGATATGAACATGGCGGAGATGAATTCGTGTTCGTAGAACTATCAGAGTCTATGACATTAGAAGCGATGTTCAAAGGAATGGCAATTACAAATAAACTATCAGAACAACAATTACCAGGCATCATTGATATATGTCCAGGAAATGCATCTTATATGATTCGTGTGAACCCAGATGTGCTTCATCCTAATGACCTTATTCAAGAGCTTAAAGAAATCGAAGCATCTCTTTCAGATTATGAAGACATTCAAATTCATTCAAGGCTTGTTGATGTGCCGGTGCTATTCGAAGACCCGTGGACACATGAAGCGCTAATGAGGTTTCGCGATAATCATCAAGACCCAGAATCAACAGATTTAGAATACTCCGCACGTATTAATGGCTTTGAATCGAAGGAAGCACTTATTCAAAATATAGTCGACTTTCCTTTTCTCGTCTCCATGCTAGGGTTTGTACCTGGTCTGCCTTTTACATTCCAATTAACCTCACAAGATAAGCAAATTGAGGTACCGAAATATGTGCGGCCTCGTACATTTACTCCTGAAAGGGCTTTCGGTTTTGGTGGAGCATTCGCCGTTATTTACCCAGTCCAAGGAGCGGGAGGGTACCAGTTATTTGGTACGGCAGCAGCGCCAATTCTTGATGTTGAACAGAAGCTTTCTGATTTCGAGGAATCAATGGTGTATTTCCGCCAAGGAGATATCTTAAGGTTCCGTGATATCTCAATGGAAGAGTATGAATCCATTCGAGCTGATGTTGAAGCAGGTACCTTCCAATACCATACGAAAGAGCTGACCTTTACACCAAAAGAAGTGATGAAGTCACCAGAAGAGTTTGCTGAGAAAGTAATGGGGAGGTTATACAATGCTTAAAGTTCGTGAACCGGGGCTTATGACGACTGTACAAGATAATGGACGAAATGGATATTATGCTGTAGGAATGCCTCCATCAGGGGCGATGGATAAGTATGCATTTAAGGTAGCAAACCTTTTGGTTGGAAATGATGAAAACGCTGCCGTTTTAGAGGCCACGTATTTAGGTCCTGCAATTGAATTTCAAGAAACGACAACCATTGCCATAACAGGTGGTGAAATTCCCCCGAAGATAAATGGTGAGCAAGTACCACTATGGCAGGCAATCGCTGTTCAACAAGGTGATGTCCTTTCGTTTGATTTTGTAAAAAGCGGTGCAAGAGTCTATATTGCTGTAGCTGGTGGAATTGACGTGCCAATCAAAATGGATTCACGCTCCACCTATACACTTTGTGGAATCGGCGGCTTCGAAGGACGTGCTCTCAAAGAAGGAGACATTCTTCATGTAGGAGATGCAACAAACCAGCAGCCTGCTTTGGATATCACATTAGCTGATGATTTAATTCCAACCTACACGAATGAACATGAAATTAGAGTGATAATGGGCTTGTGTAGCTATCGGTTAACCGAAGAAAGTAAGCAAAAGTTCTTTGACACGACATGGACGGTCACACCTGATGCAAACCGCGTTGGTTATCGTTTTAAAGGAGAACCGCTTGATTTCGTACCGAGAGAACAGCCTTTTGGTGCAGGAAGTGACCCGTCGAACGTTACTGATCTCGGCTATCCGATTGGTTCAATCCAAATTCCTGCAGGCATCGAACCAATTGCCTTACTGAATGATGCTGTAACAGGTGGCGGATATGCGACCATTGCAACCATTATCAGCATAGACCTTTTCAAAATGGGACAAATTAAATCAAATGAAAAGGTGCGTTTTATCCCTGTTACATTAGATGAAGCTTTAGAAGCGCGCAAAGAATTAGATATGCAATTAAATAAAGTAAAAGAAACAATTAATCGATAATGGAGGAATCAAAATGAGTGAGAAAAAAGCAATCGTATCAGCAATTCCAGGTGTATTTTATCGAAAGCCAAGTCCAGAAAAGGATGTCTATGTAAATGAAGGTGATGAAGTGAAAGAAGGGGATATCATCGGTTTAGTAGAGGTAATGAAAAATTTCTACGAAGTGAAAGCGTCCGATGATGGTATTGTAGAATCCTTTCAAGTCGAGAGTGAAGAAGTGGTTGAAGCTGGACAAGAAGTAGCGATTCTTAAAGTGAATAAATAGAAAAAATATTTTGGGGAGAGGATTTTTAGATGAGTTATTTCAAGAAGGTTTTAATTGCGAATCGAGGCGAAATTGCAAGGAGAATCATTAAGACATGTAAGGAGCTTAACATTAAGACAGTTGCTATCTATTCTGATGCAGACAAAGAAGCCCCTTTTGTAAAGGAAGCAGATGAAGCTGTCCATATTGGTCCATCTCAAGCAAAGCAAAGTTATTTGCAGGCTAATAAAGTAATTAGCGCCGCGAAAGAAACCGGTGCAGAAGCTATTCACCCAGGCTATGGCTTTCTCTCTGAAAATGAAAAATTTGCTAGAACGTGTACGGAAGAAGGGATTACATTTATCGGGCCATCTCCAGAAGTGATTAGCTTGATGGGAAGCAAGATTGAAGCTAGAAAACAAATGGAGGCAGCTGATGTACCTGTTGTTCCTGGTTGGAGCGGTAAGATTGAAACAGAAGAACAGGCAATTGAAATTGCTGAGGATTTAGGTTATCCCGTTATGCTGAAAGCAAGTGCAGGCGGCGGTGGAATTGGTATGGAGCTTGTGAAAAACGATGAGGAGTTACGTAAAGTCTTCTCATCAACGATGCAGAAAGCGGATTCTTTCTTCGGAGATGGGAGCTTGTTCTTAGAAAAATGGATTGATAACCCACGTCACATAGAGGTTCAAGTGGCATGTGATAAACATGGAAATGCAGTCCATTTGTTTGAACGTGAATGCTCCATTCAACGCCGAAACCAGAAAATTGTTGAAGAAAGTCCGTCACCATTTTTAGATGAAGAGCTGCGTGAGCAATTATGTGAAACGGCAGTCCGTGGAGCGGCTAACATTAACTATACAAATGTCGGGACAATGGAGTTTATTTTTGACGACAATCACAACTTCTATTTCTTAGAAATGAATACTCGTCTTCAAGTTGAGCACCCAGTAACAGAACAAGTAACAGGAATTGATCTTGTGGAATGGCAGCTGAAAATCGCTGCTGGAGAGAAGCTTGATGTTGAACAAGAAGATATTAAGAAGCATGGTCATTCACTAGAAGTAAGGTTATATGCTGAAGATCCAGTGACATTCTTCCCGTCCCCTGGAACTGTGAACACGTTAGAACTGCCTAGTGAAAAGATCCGCCTCGACTTTGCGATTGAACAAGGAAGTGTTGTATCCCCATTCTATGACCCAATGGTAGGTAAGATTATTTCTGAAGGGAAAACACGAGCAGAAGCGATTCAAAATATGGAAGAAGCTTTGAATAAGGTAAAGGTCGAAGGGATTACGACAAATCTTGATTTGTTAAAAGAAATTGTTATAGATGATGATTTTAATAAAGGGCAATTCACGACGAAGTGGATTGAGAATCGTTCAAAACGAAATGCAACAGTTTAATAGAGTGAAGGAGGTATAAGGGAGATGAAGATTGATTTAAATTGTGATATGGGCGAAAGCTTTGCACTGTATGAAATGGGCAATGATGAAGAAATGATGAAGTATATTACGTCAGCTAACATTGCTTGCGGTTATCATGCTGGTGATCCACACACAATAAGAAAAACCGTGGCATTAGCAAAAGAATATGATGTTGGAATTGGAGCACACCCCGCGTTTCCTGATTTAATGGGGTTTGGCAGAAGGTATATGAATGCAACACCAGAGGAGATTAAAGACTATATTACGTATCAGCTTGGAGCCTTAAGAGAATTTGCTAAATTATATGATACGGATATTCAACACTGTAAGCCTCATGGCGCCCTCTATATGATGGCAATGGAGGATGAAAAGATTGCAAGAGCGATTTTAGAAGGGTTATATAAGGTTGACCCGCGGATGATTGTGTTTGCGATGAATAACTCAGCAGTTGAAGCAGTAGGCAAACAAATGGGAATGAGAATTGCGAAAGAGGTATACTCAGACAGGGAGCATACAGCAACGGGTTCAATTGTTTTAACGAGAAAAGGCTCGGCGATTGCAGATTATGAACAGATGGCAAACAGGGTTGTTCGAATGGTGAAAGAAGGAAAAGTGAAGGCACATACTGGCGAAGACGCAGACATTGTAGCTGAAACAGTATGTATTCACGGAGATACACCAGGTGCGCCCGAGTTAGCAAAAGCAATCACAGACGCATTAAAGAAGAACGACATTCAGATTACTTCAATTAAAGAAATGATCTAACCACAATTTCTTTTGCTACAATGCCCCTATGAGCAGGCAGTTTATACAGAGGCTGCTTGCTCCATTTTCACTACAATAAATAACGACATAGAAAAACTAATAACAACACAAGGGGGGCTTCAATTGATCTTGTGGGGAGACATTCTACAGCCAATCCCATTAAAGCTAAGTAAAAACAGTACAATAGAAGAGGCTTTAACACTATTCAAAGAAAACCATTGTGAGCTTGGGTTTGTCTATGAAGATAATGAAGTACTCGGATATGTAGATTACAATGCAATTATTGAGCAACTAGTAGATACGAAGTCATGGCAACAAACGATTCAATATAAAGATGATATTTTGAAAGTACCGAATCACTCCCCAGTCGAATTTTATTTCAACTCTTCTGTCTATTTAGGAGAAGCATCAGGAGAATATTCAGGATATATTACACAAACGGACGCCCTTAATAAAGTAAATGAATTAAAACTTCTACAAATCAACAAAAGTATCGATAGTGCTGAGATCGGAATTATTACAATGGATTGTGATTACCAAGTAACATTTATGAATGGTACGGCAGAAAATATTATTGGCTTGTCCCGCTCTTTCTTAATTCACCGCAATTATCGACAATTGATCCGTATGGATGAGGATATAAGCAAGGTTTTGAATGGTCAACAGTTGATGAATGTCAGGACTCAATTTAATTTCAAAGTGATGAATGGTCACCTGTCCCCTATTTATGAAAAAGGAAAAGTTATTGGTATTGTTCATATTTTTCATCTACAGAAGCAATTAGAAGAAACGGCGAAGGAATTAGAATTCGTTAGAGAGTTAAATGAGGATTTAAAGGCTATTTACTCCGCTTCTAATGAGCAGATTCTTGTCATCGACCGTTCTGGAGAGATTAAACGGTTAGCTGGTACATTTCTTCATAAATTTTGGGGAGAACAGAATGAGAAAGATATTGTTGGTGTGAATGTCTACGACCTTGAACAAGCTGGAATCTTTAGTCCGAACATTTTTGAGATGTGTTTGCAGGAGAAGAAGAAAGTGTCTCTTGTCCAGCATACAACAAAAGGGAACCGAGTTTGGTCAACAGCAACACCAATTTTTGATGAACAAAATATCAAGAAGGTAGTCATTATTTCACGGGATATTACATCATTAGATCGATTGAAAGAAAAGTTAGGTGCAGAGAGTCCAGTAGAAGATGCTACTGCAAGAGAGGAAC is from Bacillus tianshenii and encodes:
- a CDS encoding 5'-3' exonuclease H3TH domain-containing protein translates to MEKKVLLVDGMALLFRAFYATAMSGYYMINSKGIPTNAIHGFVKHLLTAKNEVEPTHIICCWDMGSKTFRTELYPDYKANRGEPPVELVPQFDLVKEVVEAFDIPNVGLEGYEADDCIGTLASIYEKEAKVTVLTGDQDLYQLITPNVEIMLLQKGYGNYKYMNEEQLLLEKELSPKQIIDLKAMMGDTSDNYPGVKGIGEKTAVKFLLKYESIDGVLSNLDSLTKAQRTKIEGNLDMLHLSRELAEIKCDVPLACSLEEGLITINESRARAKLEELEFKNIDKLMR
- a CDS encoding ASCH domain-containing protein; amino-acid sequence: MSNQQDNNNNALPPKTCEIERLVTVPEDVEKVIAGKKTATRRNGRYADIGEVMELKGHKFVVEKVYSQTLGELTDDNAREEGYENLEEYKQSILSIHPGMPWLPHMSVWVHEFRAL
- a CDS encoding DUF2269 family protein is translated as MIYKLILYIHIASVILAIGPFFVLIPMVKRLRGMEAEMLKVYLFPFRYAVQLTKHAGHVLFTTGILLILLGPWSWTAPWMIMTIILLASSLFFLANAFSPKIRKLTQLGQDREQTLKELSRSIWIYILLLMAVLWLMVSKPMLW
- a CDS encoding MGMT family protein — encoded protein: MESFTDRALTIIKNIPEGKVMTYGQIAKLAGSPRGARQVVRILHSMSKKHKLPWHRVINAKGQIGLQDEASFQVQKLSLESEGVVVSDKGMINLAHFQYSPDTD
- a CDS encoding sigma 54-interacting transcriptional regulator, giving the protein MSVKELKKQNKELLERNKELELIFDSSFDEIFVTDGNGVTLSVNSACERYYGRPAEELIGKTGKELEEMGVFDHSVTKKVMESKKQFTMFQKTSKGRFLLVTANPVLNEDGELTRVICTSKDLTEVSRLKKKLEEMESLLEQYNDELEELKYKQSSDYIYESKKMQHVMDMIDKVAETEATVLILGESGVGKTALAKKIHKQSFRSNKKFLTVNCGALPENLIESELFGYEEGAFTGAKKGGKKGVFESADGGTIFLDEIGEIPLHLQVKLLHVLQEKKISRIGGSESIAVNVRVIVATNKSLERMVEEKTFREDLYYRLNVFPIEIPSIKERKEDILPLVNHFVDRMNHKYEKDVTLSTEVMRRLLNYDWPGNIRELENMIERLVVTAADSVLLPDELPEKLQAVPVPEEITLSEPESLKSFLDERERELFQSLYEKYQSSYKVAEVLKISQSTANRKIQKYISRK
- the gabT gene encoding 4-aminobutyrate--2-oxoglutarate transaminase — encoded protein: MTTKQTKYIQLKTELPGPKSKELMKRKDENVPRGPFNTSPAFIESAEGALIKDIDGNTLIDLAGAIGSLNAGHCPPSVVKAVQAQVEKYIHPCFHVMMYEPYIQLAEKLNEITPGDSKKKTFFLNSGAEAVENAVKIARKYTGRRAVVSFDRGYHGRTLMTMSLTSKVKPYKNGFGPFAPDTYKLRHPYYYRKPEGMTNEQLDEYLLKQLNDFFLGEVPPEDVAAFIMEPIQGEGGFIIPSKNFVQKVRAICEEHGILFISDEVQTGFGRTGKMFASEHFDIEPDLITMSKSIAAGMPISAVTGKAEIMEAPNPGEIGGTYGGSPLGCVAALEVIKLLEEDGLIERANEVGAIITNRFKEMQTKYDVIGEVRGLGAMCAMEIVKDQDSKEPNKELTGKIIAECNRRGVIILGAGLYGNVIRVLSPFVITDDQLNEALDVIEDVILNLK
- a CDS encoding aldehyde dehydrogenase family protein, which produces METTVVKKDLYIGGTSVETANYTALYSPYSEEKIADIAEATVADVHYAIETALKAQTVLKKMPAHKRAVILENIARLMDERAEEAAKIIATEASKPLSTARGEVARTVQTYKFAAEEAKRISGETIPLDAAPGGENRIAYTVREPIGVVAAITPFNFPMNLVAHKVGPAIAAGNPVVLKPAEQTPLSSFFLAEIAEEAGLPAGCLNVVTGEGAVVGEALVVDERVKAVTFTGSPEVGIGIRSKAGLKKVTLELGSNSGVIVDENVDLDKMVRRAVLGSFAFQGQVCISLQRIYVHENSYDEFVEKFVAETKKLKVGDPLDEETEVAALISKKDVERTIDWIKEAVESGAELACGGTAEGNVLSPTVILQADPNVKVSCQEVFAPIVIINKISSVKQAIDYMNDSKYGLQAGIYTNDMNVGFDAVDNLEVGGVLINDIPTFRVDHMPYGGVKQSGTGREGIKYAIEEMTEMKLVIVNRN